The genomic region ATAGCGACGGCGCTCAGGACTGTGGCTCGGGTGGTGCGCTGCACCGAATGGATCAGCCGACCGACGACAGCAGCGAAAGCGCCGAGGCCTTGCCCAGTTGCCAGTTCCCGTTCGGGGCCCGGAAGAACTGCACGGTTTCAGTCCTGCTGACTCCAGTCGCCGTCGTCGCGGTGACGGTCGCAGTCGCAGCGTCGCCCGTCTGAACGATGTTCTGAACCGAGAACTGCAGCGGGAACTTGCCCTCGCGAGCCGCGTTGCTGTACGCGCGGTCGGCGGTGATGCCTTCGATTCGTCCGGTGCCGCCCTGGATATAGGCGGCCTTGTTGCCGCTCGGGGAGAACGAGCCGGGGCCCGCGAGCACATTGAGCGTCGTCAGCAGCGGACCCTGCAGTTCCGCCCCTTCTCCTTGGAGAGGCATCGGAATGCCAAACACCACCGGCGCCACGGCCGGTCCGGCGGAGATAGCGGGGGACGCAAGAGATGTCACACCTGCCGCGGCACCGCCGACGACAGCGGCTGCCGCGACACCGGTAACGAGGGTTTTCAGGGTCACGATGGTCCTTTCGATGGGGCCAACTCACCAGAGAGGCTAACAGTGGTGCTGGTGTGTCGAATTGCTACACCGCACACAAAGTCTGAATCGCCGGTAGCGTTGAAGTTGTTACTGCACCAACTTCCGGTGCGGGGAGGAGCGCAATATGAGTGAATCAGAGCGTTCTGAAGCCTACTCAGAAGGTTTCAACACCCACGAGTCAGGTCTGTCCAGCGAGGACGCCGCCGAACTCGAAGAGCTGCGTCGCGAGGCGGCCATACTGCGCGAGCAGTTGGAGAACGCGGTCGGTCCGCATAGTGGTCTGCGCAGTGCACGCGACGTGCACCAGCTCGAGGCGCGGATCGACTCCCTCGCCGCACGCAACGCCAAGCTGATGGAGACCCTCAAAGAGGCCCGCCAACAGTTGCTGGCTCTGCGCGAAGAGGTCGACCGGCTGGGACAGCCGCCGAGCGGTTACGGCGTGCTGCTGGGTGTGCAGGACGATGACACCGTCGACGTATTCACCTCCGGTCGCAAGATGCGGCTGACGTGCTCACCCAACATCGACACCAGCACCCTCAAGCAGGGCCAGACCGTCCGCCTCAATGAGGCGCTCACGGTCGTGGAGGCCGGCACCTTCGAGGCGGTCGGCGAGATCAGCACGCTGCGCGAGATCCTGTCCGACGGACACCGCGCACTGGTCGTCGGTCATGCCGACGAGGAGCGCATCGTGTGGCTGGCCGAGCCACTGGTCGCCGCCGAGGACCTGCCCGAGTCCTACGAGGACGACCTGGCCGACGACCGGCCCCGCAGGCTGCGCCCGGGCGATTCGCTGCTGGTCGACACCAAGGCCGGATACGCGTTCGAGCGGATTCCCAAGGCCGAGGTCGAGGATCTGGTGCTCGAGGAGGTCCCCGACGTCAGCTACAACGACATCGGTGGGCTGGGCAGGCAGATCGAGCAGATCCGCGACGCGGTCGAGCTGCCGTTCCTGCACAAGGAGCTCTACCGCGAATACTCGCTGCGTCCGCCCAAGGGTGTGCTGCTTTACGGTCCGCCCGGTTGCGGTAAGACGCTGATCGCCAAGGCGGTGGCCAACTCGCTGGCCAAGAAGATGGCCGAGGTCCGCGGCGACGACGCCCGCGAGGCGAAGAGCTATTTCCTCAACATCAAGGGTCCCGAGCTGCTGAACAAGTTCGTCGGCGAGACCGAACGTCACATCCGGCTGATCTTCCAGCGCGCCCGCGAGAAGGCCTCCGAGGGCACGCCGGTGATCGTGTTCTTCGACGAGATGGACTCGATATTCCGCACCCGCGGCACCGGCGTCAGCTCGGATGTGGAGACCACCGTCGTGCCCCAGCTGCTCTCCGAGATCGACGGCGTCGAGGGCCTCGAGAACGTCATCGTCATCGGGGCCTCCAACCGCGAGGACATGATCGACCCGGCGATCCTGCGACCCGGCCGCCTCGACGTCAAGATCAAGATCGAGCGGCCGGACGCCGAAGCGGCGCAGGACATCTTCTCCAAGTACCTCACCGAGGAGCTACCGGTCAACGAGGACGACCTCGCGGAGTTCGGCGGAGATCGGTCGCTGACCATCAAGGGGATGATCGAGAAGGTCGTCGAGCGGATGTACGCCGAGATCGACGACAACCGCTTCCTCGAGGTGACCTACGCCAACGGCGACAAGGAGGTCATGTACTTCAAGGACTTCAACTCCGGCGCCATGATCCAGAACGTGGTCGACCGGGCCAAGAAGTACGCGATCAAGTCGGTCCTCGAGACCGGCCAGCCCGGTCTGCGGATACAGCATCTGCTCGACTCGATCGTCGACGAGTTCGCCGAGAACGAGGACCTGCCCAACACCACCAACCCCGATGACTGGGCGCGGATCTCGGGCAAGAAGGGCGAGCGAATCGTCTACATCCGCACGCTGGTCACCGGCAAGAGCTCGAGTGCCAGCCGCGCCATCGACACCGAGTCGAACCTGGGGCAGTACCTCTGACGGGAGCGACGGCGGCGACTCAGACCTGCAGCGAGTAGCTGTTGGCCAGGTCGTCCTGGGTCACCTGCGCGGTGCGCGACGTGGTGTCCACTCGCAAGGTGGTCTCCGGGGTTCGGGCGGCGTAGCTCCATCCCGGCGGCAGCGACAGGCGTTCGGCCAGAGCAGGCAGGTCGGCCAGCGCGAGGCTCCGGTCGACGGTCTGGCTATAGGTCTGCATCACCCAGCGCCTGCCGTGCGGGTCGACGAGTTCGTAGATCTCGCGTCCGGCGTCGAAGACGAACGCAGCGCTGCGGTCGACCTCGTTGACCTGGTACGGCCCCGGGTTCATCGACGCCAGCTTGACGGTGGCCTGCTCGATCATGTCGATTCCGCCGAACGACTTGATCGTCGGCTCACCGTCGGCCACCTTGTCGATGCTGCTCATCAACCAGTAGCGCGGGCCGTTGAGCAGCGCCGCGACGGCACCGTTGTCCCGGGCGACGGCCTCGGCGTCCAACTGCGACCACAGCTCGTCGGGGCAGTCGTTGAGCGGAAAGGTGTTGTACACCGTGGCTTCCGGTCCGTCGGCGCCGATCCGGACCAGCAGCACCTCGCCGTAGCGCTTGCCGAACACGTCTGTCGCGGCGTCCATCTCAAGCGGCCTCCTTAGTGAGTTGTCGATTTTTTCGGGGTCAGCGCGCCGAGAGCGCGGCGCGGTATCGGTTGCGGGCGGCCAACGTGAGGCGGAAGTCGTCGATCGCCGGGTTCAGGTACTGCTCGCGGTATTGAGCGTCGGTGACCGCCCGGGCGCTGAGGTACATGAACGTCAGCGCGGTGAGGAACATGGTGACCTGAATGAGGGCCTGCGGCACGGGGATCGTCATGCCCAGCAGCGTGCCGTCGCTCGAACCGTTGCGGGTCCACACCGCCAGTAGTTCCGGCGACAGCAGAATCAGACCCAGCACGAAGAACAGCAATGCCGTCACCACCGCGACGACCATGATGTGGGCCAGCTGCGATACCACGAGCACGAAGTACACGTTGAGCCGCTCGATGCGGGTGAGGGGCTCGGCGTCGGGTGGTTCGGGCATCGTCGCGAACGGTGTGCCGTCCAGCCTGGCAACCCGGTCGACGTCCGGTTCGGCGGTGTTCACCATGGTGCGGACCCGGTCGACGGTGACTGACACGACGAACGCCGCGGCGATCGCGGCGAGGAACGCCAGCGCCACCCACAGCCGCGCACGCGACACCGTGGCGGCCATCAGCCACACCGGCGAGTTGAAGAACACCAAGAAGGTCAGCAACAGGACCGGCAGTGCGCGCAGCAGCAGCGAGCCGGCCTCCACCAGATGCGACATCACCGTGCGCGCCACCCAGCCGAGGATCGACCCGACTCCGGTCGCGGTGAGCACGACCGTCGTCGCCACCCCCAGGACCACCAGCATCAGGTTACGGACGGGGTAGGAGCTCGGGCCGCCGAACACGGCGCCGAGCAGCGCGACGACGACTGCACCCGTCCCCGCCAGCATCCGCTCGCGCGGCCCGGGGATGCGTGACACCAGCCAGCCGACCGTCGCCGCGATCGGCACCACCAGCACCAGCAGCGCCAGCACGAACCACTCGCCGCGCGTCGGCCGGCCGTCGATGTCGATCGCGTGCTGGCCCGTCACCGTAACCACCACAATGGTGTTGGCCATCAGCACCGCGAAGCCGGCCAGCGCGGGGGCCGAGCGCGACCACAGCCGCCGAACCAGCCGCCCCGGGCGCAGCACCGCGGGCAGGCCGTGTGCGAGCAACCAGGCGTCGGCCGCGCGTCGCTGCGACGCCTCGATCCCGGCCACCGGCTGAGTCGCGGCCGCGGCGGGAACCCCCCGATCGGATGGCACGGTCGCAGGCTACTGCGCCTCGTCACCTACGCTGGGCGACATGCAACGGATTATCGGAACCGAGGTCGAGTACGGCATCTCGTCGCCGTCCGACCCGTCCGCCAATCCAATCCTGACATCCACGCAGGCGGTGCTGGCCTACGCGGCGGCCGCCGGAATCCAGCGCGCCAAGCGCACCCGCTGGGACTACGAGGTCGAGTCGCCGCTGCGCGATGCCCGCGGGTTCGACCTGAGTCGGTCGGCGGGCCCGCCGCCGGTGGTCGACGCCGACGAGGTCGGCGCGGCCAACATGATTCTGACCAACGGGGCCCGGCTTTACGTCGACCACGCGCATCCGGAGTACTCCGCGCCGGAGTGCACCGATCCGATGGACGCGGTGATCTGGGACAAAGCCGGTGAGCGGGTCATGGAGGCCGCGGCGCGGCATGTCGCGAGCGTGCCCGGCGCCGCCAAGCTGCAGCTCTACAAGAACAACGTGGACGGCAAGGGCGCCTCCTACGGGTCGCACGAGAACTATCTGATGTCGCGGCATACGCCGTTCTCCGCGGTGATCGCCGGCCTGACACCGTTCCTGGTCTCGCGGCAGGTGGTGACGGGCTCCGGGCGCGTCGGCATCGGTCCCTCCGGCGACGAACCCGGCTTCCAGCTCTCGCAGCGCTCGGATTACATCGAGGTCGAGGTCGGCCTGGAGACGACGCTCAAGCGCGGCATCATCAACACCCGCGACGAACCGCACGCCGACGCCGACAAGTACCGCAGGCTGCACGTCATCATCGGCGACGCCAACCTGTCCGAAACCTCGACTTATCTCAAGCTGGGAGCCACTTCGCTGGTGCTGGATCTGATCGAGGAGGGCCCGCAATGCGGGCTCGACCTGTCCGATCTGGTGCTCGCGCGGCCGGTGCACGCCGTGCACGTGATCAGCCGGGACCCCTCGCTGCGGGCCACCGTCGCACTGGCCGACGGCCGCGAACTCACCGGCCTTGCGCTGCAGCGCATCTACCTCGACCGGGTGGCCAAGCTCGTCGACAGCCGCGACCGTGACCCGCGTGCCAACCACATCATCGAGACCTGGGCGGACGTGCTCGACCTGCTGGAGCGCGACCCGATGGAGTGCGCCGAGATCCTCGACTGGCCCGCCAAGCTCCGGCTGCTGGAGGGGTTCCGCAGCCGGGAGAACCTGGGCTGGTCGGCGCCCCGGCTGCACCTGGTCGACCTGCAGTACTCCGATGTAAGGCTGGACAAGGGTCTTTACAACCGCCTGGTGGCGCGCGGTTCGATGAAGCGACTGGTCACCGAACAGCAGGTGATCGACGCGGTCGACAACCCGCCGACCGACACTCGTGCCTACTTCCGCGGGGAGTGCCTGCGGCGGTTCGGCGCCGACATCGCCGCCGCGAGCTGGGATTCGGTGATCTTCGATCTCGGCGGCGACTCACTGGTGCGGATTCCGACACTCGAGCCGCTACGCGGCAGCAAGGCGCACGTTGGAGCCCTGCTCGACTCGGTCGACAGCGCCGCGGAACTGGTCGAACAGCTCACGACGTAAGAGTTGGCGCCCACCGCCCCTGACGCGCGCTATGCCGAGCAATCAGCGCACCGAACGGTAGTGTGGAGTGACGGCGGGCTGTGGACAGCCCGCCTAGCCCGCTCAAGACATACGCAGGAGGCAGCGATGGCTCAGGAGCAGACCAAGCGCGGTGGTGGCGGCGGCGAGGACGACGACCCCACCGGCACGGCCGCCGGACAGGAGCGTCGCGAGAAGCTTGCCGAGGACACCGACGACCTGCTGGACGAGATCGACGACGTCCTGGAGGAGAACGCCGAGGACTTCGTGCGCGCGTATGTCCAGAAGGGTGGCCAGTGACCTGGCAGCATCACGAATCGCTGACCTTTCCCACCCCTTCGGACCACCGTCACCCGGTAGCTCCTTCCGTCCCGGTGGATCTGTCGTCCTTCTCTGAGCTGCTGCGCCGCCAGGCGCCCGGACTGCTACCCGCGAACCGTCAGGCCCTCGGACCCACCGATGCGGTGCCGCACGGCACGACGATCGTCGCGCTGAAGTACCCCGGTGGCGTTGTGATGGCCGGGGACCGCCGGTCCACGCAGGGCAACATGATCGCCGGCCGGGATGTTCAGAAGGTCTACATCACCGACGACTACACGGCCACCGGCATCGCCGGGACCGCGGCGATCGCGGTGGAGTTCGCCCGCCTGTACGCCGTAGAACTCGAGCACTACGAGAAGCTCGAGGGTGTGGCCCTGACTTTCCAGGGCAAGGTCAACCGGCTCGCGACCATGGTGCGCGGCAACCTCGGCGCCGCCCTGCAGGGCTTCATCGCGGTGCCCCTGCTGGCCGGCTTCGACCTCGACGATCGCAACCCGGCCGCCGCCGGGCGCATCGTGTCGTTCGACGCCGCGGGCGGCTGGAACTTCGAGGAGGAGGGTTACCAGTCGGTGGGATCGGGCTCGATCTTCGCCAAGTCCTCGATGAAGAAGCTGTACTCGCGGGTGTCCGACGCCGTTTCGGCGCTGCGGGTGGCCGTCGAGGCGCTCTACGACGCGGCCGATGACGATTCAGCGACCGGCGGGCCGGACCTGGTGCGCGGGATATATCCGACTGCGGTGAGCATCGGCGCCGAGGGCGCCGAGGAGGTGTCCGAGGACCGCATCGCTGAAATCGCCCGCGAGGTCATCGAAAGCCGTTCGCGGGCCGACACCTTCGGCCCTGACGCCATTCACCGCCCGACCGACGCGCGGGGAGATTCGTGAGCTTTCCGTATTTCATCTCGCCAGAGCAGGCGATGCGTGAGCGCTCCGAGCTTGCGCGCAAGGGGATCGCCCGCGGCCGCAGCGTCGTGGCGCTCGCCTACACCGACGGTGTGTTGTTCGTCGCGGAGAACCCGTCGCGGTCCCTGCAGAAGGTCAGCGAGCTCTACGACCGCGTCGGTTTCGCCGCCGTCGGCCGGTTCAACGAGTTCGACAACCTCCGCCGGGGGGGCATCCAGTACGCGGACACCAGGGGATACGCCTACGCCCGTCGCGACGTCACCGGCCGCCAACTGGCCAACGTCTATGCCCAGACGCTCGGCACCATCTTCACCGAGCAGGCCAAGCCCTATGAGGTCGAGTTGTGCGTGGCAGAGGTGGCGCACCATGGTGAGACCAAAGCGCCCGAGCTGTACCGCATCACCTACGACGGGTCGATCGCCGACGAGCCGCACTTCGTGGTGATGGGCGGCACCACCGAACCGATCTCGACGGCGCTGAACGAGTCGTACGCGGAGAACCTCGGCCTGGCCGACGCGGTGAAGGTCGCGGTGAACGCGCTGAAGGGCGGCGGCAACGGCGAGGCGCGCACGCTGGGTCCGTCGACACTCGAGGTCGCCATCCTGGATGCGAACCGCCCGCGCCGGGCGTTCCGGCGGATCACCGGTTCAGCGCTGGAAGCGGTTCTGCCGGAGGACGATCCGGAAGCGGCGAACACCGTGGATGGCGACTAGGCGCAGGCGGGTTCATCGGCTTCGGCCGGGTGCGGCGCAGACCAGCACCATCTCGGCGAACTCGTCCGGGGTTTCGAGTGGCGTGAAATGCCCGACACCCTCGGCGAATTGCACATCCACATCGGTGAAGTAGTGAGCCAACCGGTCGGCCCACGCGGTGGGATACAGCGGGTCGTGCCGGGGCCACAGGACGGCGGTTGGCGTGCGGATCTTGACGGCGCGCTCGGGAGGTAGTTCGGACAGGGACTGGGCCACGGTGCCCGCACCCGCGGGGTACCACGCGATCGAGGTGGTGAACGCGCCGGGCAGGGCGTAGTCGGCGACCAGCCGGTCCAGATCATCGTCGGACAGCGCGAAATGCGGGCCGGACCAATGAGTCCAGAAGTGCCGCAGGTAGTCCCGCACGGCGTCGGACAGGCCGAGTTCCCTGATCAGCCCGACGATGCTGGCGGCCTGCGCGGTGGCACTGTAGAAGTGCCGCACCGCCACGGCGTGTTTGTCCGAGCCGCCGAACCCCCGCAGGTCGGCAACGATCACGTCGGCGACATCACCGAGGATCGGTACGACGAGCCGGTGGTCATGCCGGTTGCCGGGCCACCCGTGCAGCAGCACCACGGCGGGCGCACCCGTCGTGCCGAAACGGCCGTACGCCAGCCGGAATCCGTCGACGGGCGCGCTGTGACCACATCGGCTCATTGTCGCCGCATCTCAGCCGGCTCGATGCAGAGTTACCGAATCACCGGTGATGACGGCGAGTATGTTGCGCCAGGCATCCGACGGCCGGTTCATCACATCGCTGTGGGAGCGGGGACCCGACACCAGACCACCGTCGTCGTAATGGCCTGTGTTCAAACGGATCACGCCCGGCATCTCGTCGGGGTCCGCGCCGTGCGGTCCGCCGGGAACTCCTTGCACGGCCTCGATGAGGTCACCCGGCGGTGTCATGGAGTACCTCAGCACGTCGGGGTTGCGGTTGTGCCACTCGGCGGGCTCGTCCACCCCGACCCCCGCTCCGGCCGCCGCCACGTACAGCGTGCGGTCGGCCGTAAGGCCCAGCGCCTCGGCGGTGCCGACGATGGATCCGCCGTAGGAGTGGCCGATCACGGTGACGGGGATCCGGCGCCCGGTACCGTCCACCGTGCGGTCGACGTCTTCGCTGAACGCCACCAACCGCGGCGCCATCTGCAGCGCGTAGCGCGGGTCGGCGGCGTCGAGCATCCCGCCGATCGACGTACCGCGGGGGAACGGACCGCCCAGATAGGTGATCGTCGCCACTTCGCCGCGGGAGGCGCCGACGAACCGGCGTGCGGTCGCTGTGTTGGCGGCCGACCCCTCGATCGTGGTGTTCAGACCGGGCACCAGCACCGCGACGCTGCTAGCGGCGGACAGGTCGCCGTTGAGCTCGACCAGTGAGGACCGCGCCGGGTCGAACGCGAGGATCTGCCGGTCGACGCGCCGGCTGTCGCGCGCCGGGTCGTCGATCTCACCGAGCAGGCCGCGGTAGAAGTCGATGCGTCCCTCAGCCGCGGGGTCGCCGAGGTCGTCGACGATGCCCTGGGCGATGTTGATGCGATTCGCCGACGTCCGCATGTCCCACGGCACGCCGTCGGTGTTGCCGACCTGGTGCGGATGTTCGGCGATGAGCTGCCGGCGCTGAACGGGGGTCAGCGTGGCGATCTGCGCGCTGATCCGGTCCTGGCTCATCGCGGGCCAGTCGGCGACCGAGGCGGCCCCGGGCCCCGCGCCTGCGGGAACCGTCGCGGCGGGCACCGGCCCGGACGTCGACGCGAAGGCATCGTCGATGTCGGCGGCCGCGTCCGCGTCGGCGACCCCCAGCCGGTCCAGCGCGTCGGTGATCTGAGCGGTCAGCCGGTGCGCCTGCGCGGTGATCAGATCGTCGGCCACGGCGGCGTCGCCACCGGACAGCGCGACGAGCAGGCTCCCGGGCTCGGCCTGCGGGCTCACCGTGCCGTCGTCGGCGACGACGAACCCGCCACCGTGCGCGTCGGCCACCCGCGCCAGCACCACCGCCTGCGCGGCTGCGATCTGGTCCGCCCCGTCACGCGCGGCGACCGCGGCCAGCACCAGGCCGCGGGCGGTGCTGTCGGCGGCGGTAACCAGGCGTCGTCCCCGAACACCGGCGGCGTCGGCCGCCGCGCCGGTCCAGTGGGCGCCGGCCCGGTCGACCTCGGCCGCGGCGGCATCGGCCTGCATCGCCATGCGGCGGGCCGCCTCGTCCCAGCCGCCGGCCAGACGGTGAAGCGCATCGGGCCGCCACGCTTCGGCGCGCGAGACCGTCGGCCGCGTCACCGGCGGCCGAAGCGCTCGCCGTTGCCGTGGTCGGTCCGTTCGAACGCGTCGACCGACATGTGCGCCGCGACCGCCCAGCCGCGCATCGCGGCCACGACTTCGCCCAGCCGCGCCGCTACCAGAGCGGGTGCCGCGATGTTGCCGACGACCGAGTCCGGCAGGTCGTCGGGATCCAGTGTGGGCCAACGCAACTGCGCGACGTGTTCGGCAGCGGCCAGCACCCGGTCGGCGACCGCCCGCAGCCGGGCCGGGTCGACCTCCACGATTTCCCCCATGCCAGCATGCTGGCAGATTTGCGCCGACGGGCGCCGACGTTATCCACAGGCCCCGGCCGCCGGACTTGCTAGCGAACCCGCCAGCGGTGTCCCGGCGCCCCGGTGCGGTGCACGTCATCGGCGCGGCTGCCCACCGTGTCCGGTCGGCAACCAGTAGTCTCGATGAGGTGCAGCGACGAATCATGGGCATCGAAACCGAATTCGGTGTCACCTGCACGTTCCACGGCCATCGCCGGCTGAGTCCCGACGAGGTGGCCCGCTACCTGTTCCGGCGGGTGGTTTCGTGGGGCCGCAGTTCGAACGTGTTCCTCCGCAACGGCGCCCGGTTGTACCTCGACGTGGGCAGCCACCCCGAATACGCGACCGCCGAGTGCGACAGCCTGACGCAGTTGGTCACCCACGACCGGGCGGGTGAGCGCGTGCTCGAGGACCTGCTCATCGACGCCGAGCAGCGGCTTGCCGACGAGGGCATCGGCGGCGACATCTACCTGTTCAAGAACAACACCGACTCCGCGGGCAACTCCTACGGGTGCCACGAGAACTACTTGATCGTGCGTGCCGGCGAGTTCTCCCGTATCTCCGATGTGCTGCTGCCGTTCCTGGTCACCCGCCAGCTGATCTGCGGCGCGGGCAAGGTGCTGCAGACCCCCAAGGCTGCGACGTTCTGCCTGTCGCAGCGCGCCGAGCACATCTGGGAGGGCGTGTCGAGCGCGACCACCCGCAGCAGGCC from Mycobacterium sp. IDR2000157661 harbors:
- a CDS encoding ubiquitin-like protein Pup is translated as MAQEQTKRGGGGGEDDDPTGTAAGQERREKLAEDTDDLLDEIDDVLEENAEDFVRAYVQKGGQ
- the dop gene encoding depupylase/deamidase Dop codes for the protein MQRIIGTEVEYGISSPSDPSANPILTSTQAVLAYAAAAGIQRAKRTRWDYEVESPLRDARGFDLSRSAGPPPVVDADEVGAANMILTNGARLYVDHAHPEYSAPECTDPMDAVIWDKAGERVMEAAARHVASVPGAAKLQLYKNNVDGKGASYGSHENYLMSRHTPFSAVIAGLTPFLVSRQVVTGSGRVGIGPSGDEPGFQLSQRSDYIEVEVGLETTLKRGIINTRDEPHADADKYRRLHVIIGDANLSETSTYLKLGATSLVLDLIEEGPQCGLDLSDLVLARPVHAVHVISRDPSLRATVALADGRELTGLALQRIYLDRVAKLVDSRDRDPRANHIIETWADVLDLLERDPMECAEILDWPAKLRLLEGFRSRENLGWSAPRLHLVDLQYSDVRLDKGLYNRLVARGSMKRLVTEQQVIDAVDNPPTDTRAYFRGECLRRFGADIAAASWDSVIFDLGGDSLVRIPTLEPLRGSKAHVGALLDSVDSAAELVEQLTT
- the arc gene encoding proteasome ATPase, with protein sequence MSESERSEAYSEGFNTHESGLSSEDAAELEELRREAAILREQLENAVGPHSGLRSARDVHQLEARIDSLAARNAKLMETLKEARQQLLALREEVDRLGQPPSGYGVLLGVQDDDTVDVFTSGRKMRLTCSPNIDTSTLKQGQTVRLNEALTVVEAGTFEAVGEISTLREILSDGHRALVVGHADEERIVWLAEPLVAAEDLPESYEDDLADDRPRRLRPGDSLLVDTKAGYAFERIPKAEVEDLVLEEVPDVSYNDIGGLGRQIEQIRDAVELPFLHKELYREYSLRPPKGVLLYGPPGCGKTLIAKAVANSLAKKMAEVRGDDAREAKSYFLNIKGPELLNKFVGETERHIRLIFQRAREKASEGTPVIVFFDEMDSIFRTRGTGVSSDVETTVVPQLLSEIDGVEGLENVIVIGASNREDMIDPAILRPGRLDVKIKIERPDAEAAQDIFSKYLTEELPVNEDDLAEFGGDRSLTIKGMIEKVVERMYAEIDDNRFLEVTYANGDKEVMYFKDFNSGAMIQNVVDRAKKYAIKSVLETGQPGLRIQHLLDSIVDEFAENEDLPNTTNPDDWARISGKKGERIVYIRTLVTGKSSSASRAIDTESNLGQYL
- the prcB gene encoding proteasome subunit beta codes for the protein MTFPTPSDHRHPVAPSVPVDLSSFSELLRRQAPGLLPANRQALGPTDAVPHGTTIVALKYPGGVVMAGDRRSTQGNMIAGRDVQKVYITDDYTATGIAGTAAIAVEFARLYAVELEHYEKLEGVALTFQGKVNRLATMVRGNLGAALQGFIAVPLLAGFDLDDRNPAAAGRIVSFDAAGGWNFEEEGYQSVGSGSIFAKSSMKKLYSRVSDAVSALRVAVEALYDAADDDSATGGPDLVRGIYPTAVSIGAEGAEEVSEDRIAEIAREVIESRSRADTFGPDAIHRPTDARGDS
- a CDS encoding DUF7162 family protein; translation: MGEIVEVDPARLRAVADRVLAAAEHVAQLRWPTLDPDDLPDSVVGNIAAPALVAARLGEVVAAMRGWAVAAHMSVDAFERTDHGNGERFGRR
- a CDS encoding alpha/beta fold hydrolase, giving the protein MSRCGHSAPVDGFRLAYGRFGTTGAPAVVLLHGWPGNRHDHRLVVPILGDVADVIVADLRGFGGSDKHAVAVRHFYSATAQAASIVGLIRELGLSDAVRDYLRHFWTHWSGPHFALSDDDLDRLVADYALPGAFTTSIAWYPAGAGTVAQSLSELPPERAVKIRTPTAVLWPRHDPLYPTAWADRLAHYFTDVDVQFAEGVGHFTPLETPDEFAEMVLVCAAPGRSR
- the prcA gene encoding proteasome subunit alpha; the encoded protein is MSFPYFISPEQAMRERSELARKGIARGRSVVALAYTDGVLFVAENPSRSLQKVSELYDRVGFAAVGRFNEFDNLRRGGIQYADTRGYAYARRDVTGRQLANVYAQTLGTIFTEQAKPYEVELCVAEVAHHGETKAPELYRITYDGSIADEPHFVVMGGTTEPISTALNESYAENLGLADAVKVAVNALKGGGNGEARTLGPSTLEVAILDANRPRRAFRRITGSALEAVLPEDDPEAANTVDGD
- a CDS encoding alpha/beta hydrolase; the encoded protein is MTRPTVSRAEAWRPDALHRLAGGWDEAARRMAMQADAAAAEVDRAGAHWTGAAADAAGVRGRRLVTAADSTARGLVLAAVAARDGADQIAAAQAVVLARVADAHGGGFVVADDGTVSPQAEPGSLLVALSGGDAAVADDLITAQAHRLTAQITDALDRLGVADADAAADIDDAFASTSGPVPAATVPAGAGPGAASVADWPAMSQDRISAQIATLTPVQRRQLIAEHPHQVGNTDGVPWDMRTSANRINIAQGIVDDLGDPAAEGRIDFYRGLLGEIDDPARDSRRVDRQILAFDPARSSLVELNGDLSAASSVAVLVPGLNTTIEGSAANTATARRFVGASRGEVATITYLGGPFPRGTSIGGMLDAADPRYALQMAPRLVAFSEDVDRTVDGTGRRIPVTVIGHSYGGSIVGTAEALGLTADRTLYVAAAGAGVGVDEPAEWHNRNPDVLRYSMTPPGDLIEAVQGVPGGPHGADPDEMPGVIRLNTGHYDDGGLVSGPRSHSDVMNRPSDAWRNILAVITGDSVTLHRAG